A single region of the Variovorax terrae genome encodes:
- the pilB gene encoding type IV-A pilus assembly ATPase PilB: MAAVDTVLNEPITIALPGLARALVSAGKLGQKSAEDIYRKAQTGRTNFIAELTGSGAVSAADLAHTMSAAFAAPLLDLEAIDTQRLPKGLLDAKICQDYRVVVLSKRNNRLIVATADPSDQGAAEKIKFATQMGVDWVIAEYDKLTKMVEANATTASEAMDSIIGDDFEFDESSMDSVAAEAAEASVSEVEDAPVVKFLHKMLLDAFGMRASDLHFEPYEHTYRVRFRIDGELREIASPPIAIKDKLASRIKVISRMDISEKRVPQDGRMKLKVGPDRVIDFRVSTLPTLFGEKIVIRILDPSSAKLGIDALGYEPEEKERLLSAIGRPYGMILVTGPTGSGKTVSLYTCLNLLNKPGVNIATAEDPSEINLPGVNQVNVNEKAGLTFAAALKSFLRQDPDIIMVGEIRDLETADISIKAAQTGHLVLSTLHTNDAPTTLTRMRNMGIAPFNIASSVILITAQRLARRLCPNCKAPADIPHETLLEAGFKEEDVDGSWTPYRPVGCSMCNNGYKGRVGIYQVMPISDDIQRIILRDGSALEIAEQAQKEGVRSLRQSGLHKVKQGMTSLEEVLGCTNE, encoded by the coding sequence ATGGCCGCCGTCGACACCGTCCTCAACGAACCCATCACCATTGCCCTGCCCGGTCTGGCGCGTGCGCTCGTCTCCGCCGGCAAGCTCGGGCAGAAGTCCGCCGAAGACATCTACCGCAAGGCCCAGACCGGCCGCACCAACTTCATCGCCGAACTCACGGGCTCGGGCGCGGTCTCGGCCGCCGATCTGGCGCACACGATGTCGGCGGCCTTCGCGGCCCCGCTGCTCGACCTGGAGGCCATCGACACCCAGCGCCTGCCCAAGGGCCTGCTCGACGCCAAGATCTGCCAGGACTACCGCGTCGTCGTGCTCAGCAAGCGCAACAACCGGCTGATCGTCGCCACGGCCGACCCGTCCGACCAGGGCGCCGCCGAGAAGATCAAGTTCGCCACGCAGATGGGGGTGGACTGGGTCATCGCGGAATACGACAAGCTCACGAAGATGGTGGAGGCCAACGCCACCACGGCTTCGGAGGCCATGGACAGCATCATCGGCGACGACTTCGAGTTCGACGAGTCCTCCATGGATTCGGTCGCCGCCGAGGCCGCCGAAGCCAGCGTCTCCGAGGTCGAGGACGCCCCGGTCGTCAAGTTCCTGCACAAGATGCTGCTCGACGCCTTCGGCATGCGCGCCTCGGACCTGCATTTCGAACCCTACGAGCACACCTACCGCGTGCGCTTTCGCATCGACGGCGAGCTGCGCGAGATCGCCTCGCCGCCGATCGCCATCAAGGACAAGCTGGCCTCGCGTATCAAGGTGATCTCGCGCATGGATATCTCCGAAAAGCGCGTGCCGCAGGACGGCCGGATGAAGCTCAAGGTCGGGCCCGACCGCGTGATCGACTTCCGCGTCAGCACCCTGCCCACGCTGTTCGGCGAAAAGATCGTGATCCGTATCCTGGACCCGAGCAGCGCCAAGCTCGGCATCGATGCGCTGGGCTACGAGCCCGAGGAGAAGGAGCGGCTGCTGAGCGCCATCGGACGGCCCTACGGCATGATCCTGGTGACCGGCCCCACGGGCTCGGGCAAGACGGTGTCGCTCTACACCTGCCTGAACCTGCTCAACAAACCCGGCGTCAACATCGCCACGGCAGAAGACCCGTCGGAAATCAACCTGCCGGGCGTCAACCAGGTCAACGTCAACGAAAAGGCCGGGCTGACGTTCGCCGCGGCGCTCAAGTCCTTCCTGCGCCAGGATCCGGACATCATCATGGTCGGCGAAATCCGCGACCTGGAAACCGCTGACATCTCGATCAAGGCTGCCCAGACGGGCCACCTGGTGCTGTCCACGCTGCACACCAACGACGCGCCCACCACGCTCACGCGCATGCGCAACATGGGCATCGCGCCGTTCAACATCGCCTCCAGCGTGATCCTGATCACGGCGCAGCGGCTGGCGCGGCGCCTGTGCCCCAACTGCAAGGCCCCGGCCGACATTCCGCACGAAACCCTGTTGGAAGCCGGCTTCAAGGAAGAGGATGTCGACGGCTCCTGGACGCCCTACCGCCCGGTGGGCTGCTCCATGTGCAACAACGGCTACAAGGGCCGCGTCGGCATCTACCAGGTGATGCCGATCAGCGACGACATCCAGCGCATCATCCTGCGCGACGGCAGCGCCCTGGAGATCGCCGAGCAGGCGCAGAAAGAGGGTGTGCGCAGCCTGCGCCAGTCGGGCCTGCACAAAGTCAAGCAGGGCATGACCTCGCTCGAGGAAGTGCTGGGCTGCACCAATGAATAA
- a CDS encoding polyprenyl synthetase family protein, translated as MREVDGVIARRLDSAVPLVGQVSRYIISAGGKRLRPALLLLMCGALGYRGDQRYNLAAVVEFIHTATLLHDDVVDESTLRRGRATANETFGNPASVLVGDFLYSRAFQMMVDAQDMRVMQILSDATNVIAEGEVLQLMNMHDASLDEAGYLRVIRSKTAKLFEASARLGAVLARSSPEIEQACADYGQALGTAFQVIDDVLDYAGDAGEMGKNLGDDLREGKATLPLIAAMQRGTASQCATIRRAIETGAVEELDHIVAIVRDTGALEVTRQAAAAEAQRAVEAARKLPANQHAEGLLQLAAQLLERRS; from the coding sequence ATGCGCGAGGTCGACGGGGTCATTGCACGGCGGCTCGATTCCGCCGTGCCGCTGGTCGGCCAGGTCTCCCGCTACATCATCTCGGCGGGTGGCAAGCGCCTGCGCCCGGCCCTGCTGCTGCTGATGTGCGGCGCCCTCGGCTACCGCGGCGACCAGCGCTACAACCTCGCGGCCGTGGTGGAGTTCATCCACACCGCCACCCTGCTGCACGATGACGTGGTCGACGAGTCCACGCTGCGTCGCGGCCGCGCCACAGCGAATGAAACATTCGGTAACCCCGCCAGCGTGCTGGTGGGCGACTTCCTGTACTCGCGCGCCTTCCAGATGATGGTGGACGCGCAGGACATGCGCGTCATGCAGATCCTCTCCGATGCCACCAACGTGATCGCCGAGGGCGAGGTGCTGCAGCTGATGAACATGCACGATGCCTCGCTCGACGAAGCGGGCTACCTGCGCGTGATCCGCTCCAAGACGGCCAAGCTGTTCGAAGCCAGCGCCCGGCTCGGCGCCGTGCTGGCGCGCAGCAGCCCCGAGATCGAGCAGGCCTGCGCCGACTACGGGCAGGCCCTGGGCACGGCCTTCCAGGTCATCGACGACGTGCTCGACTATGCCGGCGATGCCGGCGAGATGGGCAAGAACCTCGGCGACGACCTGCGCGAAGGCAAGGCCACGCTGCCCCTGATCGCCGCCATGCAACGCGGCACGGCCAGCCAGTGCGCCACGATCCGCCGCGCCATCGAAACCGGCGCCGTGGAAGAGCTCGATCACATCGTGGCCATCGTGCGCGACACCGGGGCGCTGGAGGTCACGCGGCAGGCCGCGGCCGCCGAGGCGCAACGCGCCGTGGAAGCTGCGCGCAAGCTGCCCGCCAATCAACACGCCGAGGGTTTGCTACAATTGGCGGCTCAACTGCTGGAACGTCGCTCCTGA
- the rplU gene encoding 50S ribosomal protein L21 gives MYAVIKTGGKQYRVAAGEKIKVEQIAADVGQEIVIDQVLAVGNGTELKVGTPLVSGATVKATVVAHGKHDKVRIFKMRRRKHYQKRQGHRQQFTELQIASIAA, from the coding sequence ATGTACGCGGTCATAAAAACCGGCGGCAAACAATACCGTGTTGCTGCTGGCGAGAAAATTAAAGTAGAACAGATTGCTGCGGACGTAGGCCAGGAAATCGTGATCGACCAGGTTCTGGCTGTCGGAAACGGCACCGAGCTCAAGGTCGGCACCCCCCTGGTGTCCGGCGCAACTGTGAAAGCCACTGTGGTGGCGCACGGCAAGCACGACAAGGTTCGCATCTTCAAGATGCGCCGTCGCAAGCACTATCAGAAACGCCAGGGGCATCGTCAGCAGTTCACCGAGCTGCAGATCGCTTCTATTGCTGCATAA
- the rpmA gene encoding 50S ribosomal protein L27 — protein MAQKKGGGSTRNGRDSKPKMLGVKAFGGELISAGSIIVRQRGTKFHPGTNVGVGKDHTLFALVDGHVSFAVKGEQNKHLVSVTPA, from the coding sequence ATGGCACAGAAAAAAGGCGGCGGCTCTACGCGAAACGGGCGCGATTCCAAGCCCAAGATGCTCGGCGTGAAGGCTTTCGGCGGTGAACTGATCAGCGCCGGCTCCATCATCGTGCGCCAGCGCGGTACCAAGTTCCATCCCGGCACCAATGTCGGCGTGGGCAAGGACCACACCCTGTTCGCCCTGGTGGACGGCCACGTGTCGTTCGCCGTGAAGGGTGAGCAGAACAAGCACCTGGTCAGCGTGACCCCGGCATAA
- the cgtA gene encoding Obg family GTPase CgtA produces the protein MKFVDEAFIDIAAGDGGNGCVSFRHEKYKEFGGPNGGDGGRGGHVFAVADSNLNTLVDFRFSRRHEAKRGQHGMGSDMFGAAGDDITLKMPVGTIITDAETGEVLYELLTPGEVITIAKGGDGGFGNLRFKSAINRAPRQKTPGWPGEKKSLKLELKVLADVGLLGLPNAGKSTFITAVSNARPRIADYPFTTLHPNLGVVRVGPEQSFVVADLPGLIEGAAEGAGLGHLFLRHLQRTRLLLHIVDIAPFDEGADPVAQAKGIVNELKKYDAALYDKPRWLVLNKLDMVPADERAARVKDFVKRFKWKGPVFEISALTREGCEPLVQAIYQHVKAQQVAEQPPVEIDPRFTGDPAP, from the coding sequence ATGAAATTCGTAGACGAAGCCTTCATCGACATCGCGGCTGGCGACGGCGGGAACGGCTGCGTCTCGTTCCGCCACGAGAAGTACAAGGAATTCGGCGGCCCCAACGGCGGCGACGGCGGCCGGGGCGGCCATGTGTTCGCCGTGGCGGATTCCAATCTCAACACCCTGGTGGACTTCCGCTTCTCGCGCCGCCACGAGGCCAAGCGCGGCCAGCACGGCATGGGCTCCGACATGTTCGGCGCCGCCGGCGACGACATCACGCTCAAGATGCCGGTGGGCACCATCATCACCGACGCCGAAACCGGCGAGGTGCTGTACGAGCTGCTCACGCCGGGCGAGGTGATCACCATCGCCAAGGGCGGCGACGGCGGCTTCGGCAACCTGCGCTTCAAGAGCGCCATCAACCGCGCGCCGCGCCAGAAGACGCCGGGCTGGCCCGGCGAGAAGAAGAGCCTCAAGCTCGAACTCAAGGTGCTGGCCGACGTCGGCCTGCTGGGCCTGCCCAATGCCGGCAAGTCCACCTTCATCACCGCGGTCTCCAACGCCCGCCCGCGCATCGCCGACTACCCGTTCACCACGCTGCACCCCAACCTGGGCGTGGTGCGCGTCGGCCCCGAGCAGAGCTTCGTGGTGGCCGACCTGCCGGGCCTGATCGAGGGCGCGGCCGAGGGCGCCGGCCTGGGCCACCTGTTCCTTCGCCATCTGCAGCGCACCCGGCTGCTGCTGCACATCGTGGATATCGCTCCGTTCGACGAGGGCGCCGACCCCGTGGCACAGGCCAAGGGGATCGTCAACGAGCTCAAGAAATACGACGCCGCGCTGTACGACAAGCCGCGCTGGCTGGTGCTCAACAAGCTCGACATGGTGCCTGCCGACGAGCGCGCCGCGCGCGTCAAGGACTTCGTCAAGCGCTTCAAGTGGAAGGGCCCGGTGTTCGAGATCTCGGCCCTCACGCGCGAGGGCTGCGAGCCGCTGGTGCAGGCGATCTACCAGCATGTGAAGGCGCAGCAGGTGGCCGAGCAGCCGCCGGTGGAGATCGATCCACGCTTCACGGGCGATCCGGCGCCGTGA
- the proB gene encoding glutamate 5-kinase, with protein MIEKTASTVLRDARRIVVKVGSSLVTNEGRGLDESAIGEWCRQLAWLAGQGREVVMVSSGAIAEGMKRLGWSARPHEVHELQAAAAVGQMGLAQMYETKLRENGLGSAQVLLTHADLADRERYLNARSTLLTLLRLHVVPVINENDTVVNDEIKFGDNDTLGALVANLVEADALVILTDQKGLYTADPRKDPAATFVHEAKAGDPALEAMAGGAGSSLGKGGMITKILAAKRAAGSGASTVIAWGRERDALVRLARGEAIGTLLVAQTQKTQARKQWMADHLQLRGAVTVDAGAVVKLRDEGKSLLPIGMTAVEGDFSRGEVIAVRDAQGTEIARGLANYASAEARLLCRKPSGEFEALLGYAAEPEMVHRDNLVLTR; from the coding sequence ATGATTGAAAAAACAGCTTCCACCGTGCTGCGCGATGCCCGCCGCATCGTGGTCAAGGTCGGCTCCAGCCTGGTGACCAACGAAGGCCGCGGCCTGGACGAGTCCGCCATCGGCGAATGGTGCCGCCAGCTGGCGTGGCTGGCCGGGCAGGGGCGCGAGGTCGTCATGGTGTCCAGCGGGGCCATCGCCGAAGGCATGAAGCGCCTGGGCTGGAGCGCGCGGCCGCATGAAGTCCATGAGCTGCAGGCCGCCGCCGCCGTGGGCCAGATGGGGCTGGCGCAGATGTATGAAACCAAGCTGCGCGAGAACGGCCTGGGCAGCGCGCAGGTGCTGCTCACGCACGCCGACCTGGCCGACCGCGAGCGCTACCTCAATGCGCGCTCCACGCTGCTCACGCTGCTGCGCCTGCATGTGGTGCCGGTGATCAACGAGAACGACACGGTGGTCAACGACGAGATCAAGTTCGGCGACAACGACACCCTGGGCGCACTGGTGGCCAACCTCGTGGAGGCCGATGCGCTGGTCATCCTGACCGACCAGAAGGGCCTGTACACCGCCGATCCGCGCAAGGACCCGGCGGCCACCTTCGTGCACGAAGCCAAGGCCGGCGACCCGGCGCTGGAGGCCATGGCCGGCGGCGCGGGCTCGAGCCTGGGCAAGGGCGGCATGATCACCAAGATCCTGGCCGCCAAGCGGGCCGCGGGCTCGGGCGCCTCCACCGTGATTGCCTGGGGCCGCGAGCGCGACGCGCTGGTGCGCCTCGCGCGCGGCGAGGCCATCGGCACCCTGCTGGTGGCCCAGACCCAGAAGACGCAGGCGCGCAAGCAATGGATGGCCGACCACCTGCAGCTGCGCGGCGCGGTGACGGTGGATGCCGGCGCCGTGGTCAAGCTGCGCGACGAGGGCAAGAGCCTGCTGCCGATCGGCATGACGGCGGTGGAAGGCGATTTCTCGCGCGGCGAGGTGATCGCGGTGCGGGATGCGCAGGGCACCGAGATCGCGCGCGGGCTGGCCAACTACGCCAGCGCCGAAGCGCGCCTGCTGTGCCGCAAGCCGTCCGGCGAATTCGAGGCGCTGCTGGGCTATGCCGCTGAGCCCGAGATGGTGCACCGGGACAACCTGGTGCTGACCCGCTGA
- a CDS encoding CNP1-like family protein: MRFRDLAPALLALAAGGAFAQLAADNPDWRENDAPPPPAFELSRLVPFEVSASSSLAFGVDAGTIRIGGDGVVRYVVVARSKSGGATNTMYEGIRCATGEFKTYARYNEGSGWTPVSAPEWQSMYKAVRPRYALELARQGVCAENAPPPSVQHILRDLRNQNEQKRG, from the coding sequence ATGCGGTTTCGTGATCTGGCGCCAGCTCTGCTGGCGCTGGCGGCCGGCGGGGCCTTCGCCCAGCTGGCTGCCGACAACCCCGACTGGCGCGAAAACGACGCGCCGCCTCCACCGGCCTTCGAGCTGTCGCGCCTGGTGCCGTTCGAGGTCAGCGCCTCCTCCTCGCTGGCGTTCGGCGTCGATGCCGGCACCATTCGCATCGGCGGCGATGGCGTGGTGCGCTATGTGGTGGTGGCGCGCAGCAAGAGCGGCGGCGCCACCAACACGATGTACGAGGGCATCCGCTGCGCCACCGGGGAGTTCAAGACCTACGCGCGCTACAACGAGGGCAGCGGCTGGACGCCCGTGAGCGCCCCCGAGTGGCAGTCGATGTACAAGGCGGTCCGCCCCCGCTATGCGCTGGAGCTGGCCCGCCAGGGCGTGTGCGCGGAGAATGCGCCGCCGCCCAGCGTGCAGCACATCCTGCGCGACCTGCGCAACCAGAACGAACAGAAGCGCGGCTGA
- a CDS encoding RNA pyrophosphohydrolase codes for MLDRDGFRPNVGIILLNQKNQVFWGKRIRTHSWQFPQGGIDRGETPEQAMFRELHEEVGLMPQHVRVVARTRDWLRYEVPDRYIRRDARGHYKGQKQIWYLLQLVGHDWDLNLRATNHPEFDAWRWNDYWVPLDVVVEFKRGVYEMALTELARYLPRHDHRNRYLRSGMRSREHEAHDVPPDPLPGAGFELPPGATFEPDPQTSAAAPQDNNHAVS; via the coding sequence ATGCTTGACCGGGACGGCTTTCGGCCGAACGTCGGCATCATCCTGCTCAACCAGAAAAACCAGGTGTTCTGGGGCAAGCGAATCCGCACCCACAGCTGGCAGTTTCCGCAGGGTGGCATAGACCGGGGCGAGACCCCGGAGCAGGCGATGTTCCGCGAACTTCATGAAGAAGTGGGGCTCATGCCGCAGCATGTGCGCGTGGTCGCCCGCACCCGCGACTGGTTGCGCTACGAAGTGCCCGACCGGTACATCCGCCGCGACGCGCGCGGCCACTACAAGGGCCAGAAACAGATTTGGTATCTGCTGCAGCTGGTGGGCCATGACTGGGACCTGAACCTGCGCGCCACCAACCACCCCGAGTTCGATGCCTGGCGCTGGAACGACTACTGGGTGCCGCTGGACGTGGTGGTGGAGTTCAAGCGCGGTGTCTACGAGATGGCGCTGACCGAGCTGGCCCGCTACCTGCCGCGCCACGACCACCGCAACCGCTACCTGCGCAGCGGCATGCGCTCGCGCGAACACGAGGCGCACGACGTGCCGCCCGATCCCCTGCCCGGCGCTGGCTTCGAGCTGCCGCCCGGCGCGACCTTTGAACCCGATCCGCAGACCAGTGCTGCGGCTCCCCAGGACAACAACCATGCGGTTTCGTGA
- a CDS encoding proline--tRNA ligase → MKASQFFISTLKEAPADAEVVSHKLMTRAGMIKKLGAGIYSYMPMGLRVIRKVEAIVREEMNRAGAVECTMPVIQPAELWQETGRFDKMGPELLRIKDRHERSFIVQPTSEEVVTDIARQELRSYKQLPKNLYQIQTKFRDERRPRFGLMRGREFIMKDAYSFDRDMAGAKASYQVMAAAYRRIFDRFGLSYRAVAADSGAIGGDLSEEFQVIAATGEDAIVYCPSSSYAANMEKAEALAPAGPRPAPGQALVKTPTPGKSTCADVAELLGLPLQRTVKSLVLATDTLNEAGEVARTQVWLLLLRGDHDMNEVKVGKVPGLEGFRFATVAEIESHFGCKPGYLGPIGLKQPVKIVADRDVAVMADWICGANEIDFHLTGVNWGRDVAEPDLVADLRNVVAGDASPDGQGVLAIERGIEVGHVFYLGTKYSQAMNATFLDENGKPQFMEMGCYGIGITRLPAAAIEQSHDERGIVWPDAIAPFTVVICPIGMDRSAEVKAAAEALHDDLAAAGVDVLLDDRGERPGAMFADWELIGVPHRVVISDRGLKEGQLEYQHRRDTAATKVPASEVSGFVKSRLQV, encoded by the coding sequence ATGAAAGCCTCCCAGTTCTTCATTTCCACTCTCAAGGAAGCGCCCGCCGATGCCGAAGTGGTGAGCCACAAGCTCATGACGCGCGCTGGCATGATCAAGAAGCTGGGGGCCGGCATCTACAGCTACATGCCGATGGGCCTGCGGGTCATCCGCAAGGTCGAGGCCATCGTGCGCGAGGAGATGAACCGGGCCGGCGCCGTCGAGTGCACCATGCCGGTGATCCAGCCGGCCGAGCTGTGGCAGGAGACCGGCCGCTTCGACAAGATGGGCCCGGAGCTGCTGCGCATCAAGGACCGGCATGAGCGCAGCTTCATCGTGCAGCCGACCAGCGAGGAAGTGGTCACTGACATCGCGCGCCAGGAACTGCGCAGCTACAAGCAGCTGCCGAAGAACCTGTACCAGATCCAGACCAAGTTCCGCGACGAGCGCCGGCCGCGCTTTGGCCTGATGCGCGGGCGCGAGTTCATCATGAAGGATGCCTACAGCTTCGACCGCGACATGGCCGGGGCCAAGGCCAGCTACCAGGTCATGGCCGCGGCCTACCGCCGCATCTTCGACCGCTTCGGCTTGTCGTACCGCGCCGTGGCCGCCGACAGCGGGGCCATCGGCGGCGACCTGAGCGAGGAGTTCCAGGTGATCGCTGCCACGGGCGAGGACGCCATCGTCTACTGCCCGAGCAGCAGCTATGCCGCCAACATGGAAAAGGCCGAGGCGCTGGCGCCCGCCGGGCCGCGTCCGGCGCCGGGGCAGGCCCTCGTGAAGACGCCGACGCCGGGCAAGAGCACCTGCGCCGACGTGGCCGAGCTGCTCGGCCTGCCGCTGCAGCGCACCGTCAAATCGCTGGTGCTGGCGACCGACACGCTGAACGAGGCCGGTGAAGTGGCCAGGACTCAGGTCTGGCTGTTGCTGCTGCGCGGCGACCATGACATGAACGAGGTCAAGGTCGGCAAGGTGCCGGGGCTGGAAGGCTTCCGCTTCGCCACCGTCGCCGAGATCGAGAGCCATTTCGGCTGCAAGCCGGGCTACCTCGGCCCGATCGGCCTCAAGCAGCCCGTGAAGATCGTGGCCGACCGCGACGTCGCCGTCATGGCCGACTGGATCTGCGGCGCCAACGAGATCGATTTCCACCTCACCGGCGTCAACTGGGGCCGCGACGTGGCCGAACCCGACCTTGTGGCCGACCTGCGCAACGTGGTGGCGGGCGATGCCTCGCCCGACGGCCAGGGCGTGCTCGCCATCGAGCGCGGCATCGAGGTCGGCCATGTGTTCTACCTCGGCACCAAGTACAGCCAGGCCATGAACGCCACCTTCCTGGACGAGAACGGCAAGCCCCAGTTCATGGAAATGGGCTGCTACGGCATCGGCATCACGCGCCTGCCCGCGGCCGCCATCGAGCAGAGCCACGACGAGCGCGGCATCGTCTGGCCCGACGCCATCGCGCCGTTCACCGTGGTGATCTGCCCGATCGGCATGGACCGCAGCGCCGAGGTGAAGGCCGCTGCCGAGGCGCTGCATGACGATCTGGCCGCGGCCGGCGTGGATGTGCTGCTGGACGACCGCGGCGAGCGCCCCGGCGCCATGTTTGCCGACTGGGAGCTGATCGGCGTGCCGCACCGCGTGGTGATTTCCGATCGCGGCCTCAAGGAAGGCCAGCTCGAGTACCAGCACCGCCGCGACACCGCTGCCACCAAGGTGCCGGCGTCCGAGGTGTCCGGCTTCGTGAAGAGCCGGTTGCAGGTGTGA
- a CDS encoding lytic transglycosylase domain-containing protein — protein MSLPGGLGLLSISEQAQAGAQIEEPLADSVRTALSSAIANHAPPIPEFADTESRLAYLRWLGAMSERLKKKKPEWQIRKEFLQSVWYESKRAGLDTALVLGLIQVESNFRKFAVSNAGARGYMQVMPFWTRVIGDGDAGKLFHMQTNLRFGCVILRHYLDRERGDLFMTLGRYNGSRGKAPYPNAVLGAKRQWEHGAEARQS, from the coding sequence ATGTCCTTGCCCGGTGGGCTTGGACTGCTATCGATTTCAGAGCAAGCGCAGGCCGGTGCGCAGATCGAGGAGCCGCTGGCCGACTCGGTGCGCACGGCCCTGAGTTCGGCCATCGCCAACCACGCGCCGCCGATTCCCGAGTTTGCCGACACGGAAAGCCGGCTCGCCTACCTGCGCTGGCTGGGCGCCATGAGCGAGCGGCTCAAGAAGAAAAAGCCCGAATGGCAGATCCGCAAGGAGTTCCTGCAGAGCGTCTGGTATGAGAGCAAGCGCGCCGGGCTGGACACGGCGCTGGTGCTGGGCCTGATCCAGGTGGAAAGCAATTTCCGCAAGTTCGCGGTCAGCAACGCCGGCGCGCGCGGCTACATGCAGGTCATGCCGTTCTGGACGCGCGTGATCGGCGATGGCGATGCGGGCAAGCTGTTCCACATGCAGACCAATCTGCGCTTTGGCTGCGTGATCCTGCGCCACTACCTGGACCGCGAGCGCGGCGACCTGTTCATGACGCTGGGCCGCTACAACGGCAGCCGCGGCAAGGCGCCGTACCCGAACGCCGTGCTGGGCGCCAAGCGACAGTGGGAACACGGCGCCGAGGCGCGCCAGTCCTGA
- a CDS encoding hemolysin family protein, with the protein MNLIQSLLVIALLIAASAFFSVAEISLAASRRLRLRQMADDGDARAERVIRIQEQPGHYFTVVQIGLNAVAILGGIVGEGALSPHFTALFGLWLAPARAETAGFLASFLTVTSLFILFADLFPKRLGMIQPERLVVRVVQPMQACMSVFKPVVWVYSQCADLLFRISGLPPQRDDRITSDDILALTEAGAQSGALERREQQVIANVFELDTRAVSSAMTPRDRIAWFLRDDPDAVVRARIVAEPFSSYPVCEGDIDHVVGYVDAKDMFQRVLNNQSISPGAEGMLHKVLIIPDRLTLTEVLEQFRQAHEDFAVIVNEYSLVVGVITLNDVMSTVMGDLVSPQDEELIVRRDENSWLIDGITPVQDVQRALDLDSLPHAEEYETLAGFLMVMLRRVPKRTDKVTWEGYQFEVLDVDSYRIDQVMVTRLAPAGAAGASA; encoded by the coding sequence ATGAACCTGATCCAGAGCCTCCTCGTCATCGCCCTGCTGATCGCCGCCAGCGCCTTTTTCTCGGTGGCGGAAATCTCGCTGGCCGCCTCGCGCCGCCTGCGCCTGCGCCAGATGGCCGATGACGGCGACGCGCGCGCCGAGCGCGTGATACGCATCCAGGAGCAGCCCGGCCACTATTTCACCGTGGTGCAGATCGGCCTGAATGCCGTCGCCATCCTGGGCGGCATCGTGGGCGAAGGCGCGCTGAGCCCGCATTTCACGGCGCTGTTCGGCCTCTGGCTGGCCCCGGCCCGCGCCGAGACGGCGGGCTTCCTGGCCTCGTTCCTCACGGTGACCTCGCTGTTCATCCTGTTCGCCGACCTGTTTCCCAAGCGCCTGGGCATGATCCAGCCCGAGCGGCTGGTGGTGCGCGTGGTGCAGCCCATGCAGGCCTGCATGTCGGTGTTCAAGCCGGTGGTCTGGGTCTACAGCCAGTGCGCGGACCTGCTGTTCCGCATCTCGGGCCTGCCGCCGCAGCGCGACGACCGCATCACCTCCGACGACATCCTCGCCCTGACCGAGGCCGGCGCGCAGTCGGGCGCGCTGGAACGGCGCGAGCAGCAGGTGATTGCCAATGTGTTCGAGCTCGACACCCGCGCCGTCTCCAGCGCCATGACGCCGCGCGACCGCATCGCCTGGTTCCTGCGCGACGACCCGGACGCCGTGGTGCGCGCGCGCATCGTGGCCGAACCGTTCTCGTCCTACCCGGTGTGCGAGGGCGACATCGACCACGTGGTGGGCTACGTGGACGCCAAGGACATGTTCCAGCGCGTGCTCAACAACCAGTCGATCTCGCCGGGCGCCGAAGGCATGCTGCACAAGGTGCTAATCATCCCCGACCGCCTGACGCTGACCGAGGTGCTGGAGCAGTTCCGCCAGGCGCACGAGGACTTCGCGGTGATCGTCAACGAATACAGCCTGGTGGTGGGCGTGATCACCCTCAACGACGTGATGAGCACGGTGATGGGCGACCTGGTCTCGCCGCAGGACGAGGAGCTGATCGTGCGGCGCGACGAGAACTCGTGGCTGATCGACGGCATCACGCCGGTGCAGGACGTGCAGCGCGCGCTCGACCTCGACAGCCTGCCGCACGCCGAGGAATACGAAACCCTGGCCGGTTTCCTGATGGTGATGCTGCGCCGCGTGCCCAAGCGCACCGACAAGGTGACCTGGGAGGGCTACCAGTTCGAGGTGCTGGACGTGGACAGCTACCGCATCGACCAGGTGATGGTGACGCGGCTGGCACCCGCCGGCGCGGCGGGTGCCAGCGCCTGA